DNA from Papio anubis isolate 15944 chromosome 1, Panubis1.0, whole genome shotgun sequence:
ggtgacatgatcttggctcactgcacctccacctcctcagttcaagtaattctcctgcctcagcctccagagtagctgggactacaggcacacaccatcacgcctggctaatttttgtatttttagtagagatggggtttcgccatgttggccaggctggtcttgaactcctgacctcagtgatccgtccacctcgacctcccaaagtgctctgctTGCTGTTTTCTGAACACACCAAACACATTTCAAGTTAGTGCCTCTGTATTTGCTATTTAATACCATTCCTCGGAATGCTCCTCTTCCACATATCCACACAACTAATTTCCTACTTCATTCAAGTCACTATTTAAATGTTACCTTATTTTATCAATCTAAAAGAGTACGCCCTAGTCACTCTGTCCTTATCTCACTTATTCTCCATCTTAATATTTACCACCTAACATACCATGTATTACTTGGACATTTGTTTACTGACTGTCCCTCCCTACCCCTCACTTCCTCCAACTAGAAGATAAGGTCCATGAGAGAgggtgctttttgttgttgttcaggaCACCCTAGCTCCTAGAACAGGGCCTGTATGTGGAGGGTACTCAACATCTGTTGAACAAATGAGTGAAAATATTATCAAAACAGGACTCAGAGAATACAACAAAGGATAAAGAGTACACATATTTTGCTTTGGTAAAGAACTGGGACCTGGGACACTgcataagaaaaatgagaattcCAAACTCATGAAAACTTTATGGTGATCTCAAGTCTACAGATACTGTCCAAGCTCTTCAGAAATAAAACTAACTGTGAATTGCTTATGGAAAAATGTGATTATGAAGTACAAAGGTGGCAGAAAAGTTGAGTTTTGACTAGGATATAAGGCATGAAATAAACTGCTGTAAGAGAAGATTTTGGTTAACCATCTACAtcaattttttttggaagagttttagctgaaataaaaggcaaagaCAAGCTCTGAAAATGGGCTTAGTAAATTATCTGAATGCCATCACGTAGTCACAGACAATGTTCCAAGTGTGGAAACGAGGGCATAGTGGAAAAGAAGGTGGAATGTAAGCACAGAAGTAAAATCTAAGAAACAGAAACTGCCCAAGAATGTGCTAGAATGAAAGGGAGACTGAAATAGTTGGGGTAGCTTTAAAGGCCtaaagtgaaaaattaaacaaaaacaactaaGCTGATAACATCAATTCAAGGGCATACCAGACAGGCACAGGCTTCAGAAAACATGGAAGAAGAACAAAGATAGATTTCAAGcctgatggggaaaaaaagggaaaggaaaacaggAGTAAACTGCAAATCAGAAACACAGAGTAGGAAGACAGCTCCTACTAAAGAAACAAGAGAGGGTAGGCCTACTTCAGGGCAAACGGCTTTAAATAGTATCAGAGGAAAGAGATGGATAAAGAGCATTTAAggaaatcaggtaagagaaaaatttaaactaGAATGTCAGATAAGCCAACATGTAGAATGATAGAagtaaaaaggagaagaaagtctCAAATGTTCAAGCATATTCTCAAAAATGGCAGAGGCCcagtgtgatggctcatacctgtaatcccagcactgtttttttttttttttttttttttgagacagggtcttgctgttacccaggctggatgaagtgcagtggtgcaatcacagttcaatgcaacctttacctcccaggctcaagtggtcttcccacctcagcccctcaagaagctgggactacactcatgtgccaccatgcctgattaatttttgtactgtttttcgagatgggtttcaccatgttgccccctggtctggaactcctgggctcaagcaaatctgcccaccctggcctcccaaagtgctaagattacaggcaagagccagcactttgggagaccaaggcaggaagatcatttgaggccaacagttctagaacagcctggacaacataacgagaccccatctctacaaaaaaaagttaagaaattatccaggtgtgttggcacatgcctgtagtcccagctactatggagactcaagtgggaggactgcttgagcccaggagcttgaggctgcagtgagccataattgtaccactgcactccagcctgtgcaagtCAGAccctgtcctttaaaaaaaaggcataaaatatGCCAAAATTAGCTAAGTAGAAATATGTCATTGTTATATGAGATACAGCATAAAGTTACAGATATGAATGAACTGAATCAAAGGTCTGTTGATTTTGTCACCAGCTCTATGACTCTGAACAAGTTAATCTCTctgggacttttttctttttaaaaaaatatgttatttcttctctttaaaaaaaaatgtgtgaatgCAGGAAAAGTGTTTAGGTAAAAATATGGGTGATCATTCTAAGACCTTTTTTCTCCAGTTTATGGGAGGGGAATGAGACAGGGAAAGCACAgaactcttaaaagaaagaatcagaaagacagcaaatttttaaaatgggagaataGTTAAGAACAGTTCTGCACAGCGCTTTACAATCTAAAAGTTGCTTTACATGAAGCATTATATGTTCACCTCACAACAAGCCTGAGAAGCTAAAAAGACAGGTATCACTGAACACCATTTTATAAACAGAGCAACTGAGGACTCAAGAGATTAAGAAACTGGACTAAGGACACAGAAACCATAGCAGACCCGGGATCCAACCCAGATCTAATGGCAGAACCAAATGcattatctttctttccttttttttttttttttgagacggagtctcactctgtcgccccggctggagtgcagtgacacaatctcggctcactgcaacctctgcctcccgggttcaagcgattctcctacctcagcctcccaagtagctgggactacaggcttgcaacactacacccagcttatttttgtatttttagtagagacaggatttcaccatgttggttggccagatTGGTGTTGATCTCtccacctcgtgatccgcctgcctcggcctcccaaagtgctggggtaacaggtgtgagccactgcacccgacccctttctttcttaattttttttttttcagtagagatgaggtcttgccatgttgcccaagctggtcttgaattcctgaactcaagctatcttcctgcctcagcctcccagagtcagttgggaattacaggcgtgagttatcACATCTGGCCCAGAATCCATTATCTTTCAAAGCTAAAATGATCTCTATTATCCCCTCCTCCTCCACGTAATTAAGGCTCTGTGGGCATTTTTGCGGATTATTAGGTAGTAGATAAGAgctacatacatacaaaaaaaagagacagggttttgttctgtcacctgggctcaagcaatcctcccacctgagacCACGAgctcgcaccaccatgcctggttaattttttaattttttttagagacaaggtctcaccatttgcccaagctggtcttgaactcctgggctcaagtgatcctcctgcctcagcccctcaaaatGCTGCGATTTTAGGGGTGAGTCACTAAGCCCAGcctaaaaaaatcttttaacataaaataaaattcttttagaACTAAAGTAGTTTACATGTAAACTACACATCAACTCACTGTACAAAATGTTTTCGCACATAGTTGATTACAATCTATTAAGACTACCCTCTCAGTCCACATGTCCCTTATAGCTGGCAGAATTACTGCAGTTGTACTATTTTCAGCCTTTCTACATACCGAATAACTCACTTTTAACTTAAATTCTGACAGTTATAAAATCATTAAACAAGTAACTTCAATTTGTGTATCCTGGATCCCAAGCGTATAAAGAGAATGGCAGAAGTAGATAAAAGTTTAGTTATGTATTTAGGtttaaataacatgtttattttctcacagttctagaagctgaaaGTCTTGAGATCTGGATGCCAGCATGGTCTGGTActgatgagggctctcttcctgggtCAGTTTTGTTTTAACATCTAAGAGGATTGTCACCACATCTCTGTTAGTGATAATAAAACAGCAGCATTTTCCTCATCCTATTCTTTGCTCTTAAAAGCCATAATCAGCCAGAGCTGACTAACTACAGTAACAGTGAAAAATCTTAGTAACATAATCTGCTGCTTATTGGTCCCAACCTATTTTATTActccttttatttatgtatgtttcaATGGAACAGATGAAGTTTTGGATTAAATTCCAAAAATGTTATGTATATGATACTAGTATTTCTATTTTAACgggaaaatgttttccttcagaGTGGCTAAGAAACTCCAACAGAAAAGTTCAACATTTTCCCATGATCCTCACTCCTCTGCATTCCTCTTACTCCTGTACCCCCAAGTCAAGGCACCCTACTCTTCACAAAACAGCAGACTATGGTTTCTTTCTACTGGATATCGAGAGTCTTCTTGACGAAAACAAGCATAAGCAAAGATATAGGATCAAAGGGCAGGGTAACAGCAAAAAGGGGAAAATCCCAAAAAGACCAGAGAAAGTGGAAACAGGAGCTTGGTTACATCAGTGGCTAcaattacatttctgtttttatcctgTATTACTTCATTTTTCCCTTGTGGTTCCTTTTTTAAAGTAGCTGCATAAACAGTGGCCAGATAAGAATGTTTGAAGTAGAAATTCAGGGGAAAACAAAGCCTATGCTGAATGGGCCACAGACAATCATGTATCATCTGATTACCATGCCCTGACATAAAGAGCATGCAATATAGATgatgtaaataaaaagaacatcAGATTCTTAGTCAGAAAACCTGAATTTAAGTCCTACTATGCTGCAGAATTTCCAACTAGTGAAATTATTTCCTGAGTCCCACTTTTCTAATCTATAAAAAAAGGATACAACCACCTGCCTACTGCTGTGaaagttaaaatgagaaaaacactaCACATTTGCTGCATATAACGTTTAAAATCACTATAATGTTATGAAGGATAAAATTCTGAACTGAAGTCTCCCTCTGCAATTACATAAAAAAACCATATTCTGACATCTCTTAACAGTTATACTGACAGGCGCATAATTCAGGTGGATAAATACAAAAGTGGCTTTTAAGCCACGATCTGAAATAAACATTGTACACTCACCTAATTAAGTTTTACACAACCCAACCGTAGAGTATGATTACTCACATAAAAGCTAGTGCTATTCACCCACTTTcaacaaaatatatgtatcaaACTGCAGTTCCAGCAGGGTGCCAAGTAATCTACATCTCATTTAATGTTCTACCTGTAACCAGTGTAGCTAACAAAGAGCATGGGTTTGATATCTGAATGACGTAAGTTTGAACACCAGCTAGGGTTATGGTAAGTGGTAGACCTTAGCCAAGTCTGAGCTGAAAATCCCTCAAATGTAAACTAGGAGTAACATGACTCACTTCATAGAATTAAGATTATTgtggccaggtgaggtgactcAAGTCTGTAaccacagtactttgggaggacaaggcaggaggatcacctgagcccaggagttccagatcaaaTGAtcagcaagaccctgactctataaaaaaccttttttttttaatgtggccgagcatggtggtgtgtgcctacagtaccagctactcggaagctgaggtggcaggatagcttgagcctaggaggtggaagctgcagtgggccatgCTTATACAccttgtactccagcttgggcgacaaaggaagaccctgtctcaaaaaaaaaaaaaaaaaaaaagattactctgAATGTATCTCTATTGACCCTAATCTGATGCCTAACACACTGTGGTTGCTCAGTATACGGTGGGTGGTTATTCTGACTGCCTTCTCATTTCCACAAAGCAAACACCCTTGTTTTTTTAGGAATACTTAAATCACACGTTCAAACACGATTACCAAAACCTCTTTAGGCCAAGAAGTATAATGAAAGGAATTCCAGAATATCATTTATAGATCCTAAAGTTGTGTTCCTAAAATTAATATAAGCAGAAGATCTAATCCAAAGAGTTTAAAGGTCATCCCTCCTTCATCCCGTCCCTTATTACCTGCTAATATGTACAGTTAGGTGACTTAAAACCCCAACAACTAGAACTCTTGAGGAAGGAGGTAGCTATTTCTAACAGCATCCCTATGAGAAGCATTTGCTGTAAGAGCCAGGCTGTCTGCTGTCCCTTCTCTAAGGACAGGTGAAAGCaggaagacaaaagagaaaagaggtcTCAGCCTAACTTGGAAAGCTAAATTAACTAAGGAAAGCAGATCAAGAAAGATTTGGGACATCATCTTCTTCAAGAATCCAATTTAAGTTTATGTCCCAACGATATACTTTGGTCAGTCTTCATAGCCCTATTCTCTCAAACTAATTTCTTTCCTGCTCTGGAGCTCGGGACTTTATGTTCAGATGTGATCCATGACAAcgttctttcttaaaaatatcaatgaaaatcTAGTGAAACACCAAGGCTGAGATTTCATCAGATCCCCCTTTCCCTTCCAGTTTAATATTATTCAACTGTTCCTTTTTAAGACTACAAGAAATCAAGACTTGTGCCTTCACCCAGTAATGAAGTGGCAATACGTAAATTAGACTCCACATTGTATTTTTCCCCACATTTTCATGTTTGTAACTTTCTCCCTGCCTATGTTCAGCCTTTCGGGCAGCCTGAGAATCACATGTAATGACTGTCAAAGTAAATGATCTGACGCACACATAAAAAAGAACCACTGGTTAGAGTCAGCGTGTGTGTACAAACATGCAACTGTGATGCTCTCCCAGGTCAATCTCTCAAAACTCACAAAATCAGACAGAGACTGATGGTGAAGGAGGGTGGCCCGGGAGCAGCTATATACACAGAAGAGATCAAGATCTgagaagtaaaatgaaaaagagctGCAAGAGAGTATTAAGGAGGAAAGAGTCTACTGTTTATCATGAGGGAGGAAAGAGCTAGGAATAGACTAGGTAGGAAGTGAAGAATCTATGGAGGAAAAACCGCAACggtaaagagaaaacaaaaactcaccAAATTGGGAGGATAAAACGAGCCTCCTGCTCCAATTCCAtgttgtggttgtttttgtttgttttgttttgttttttttccaggaagTTACAAAACAGTTTTCAACAGAAGGATTACATTAACAAAGCAAATAAAGGAAACTTATGCTAAAAATGTAGCCTACCTACACTGAGAAGTCTGAAAACGGAAATACTTCTTTCCCCTTTTTGTAAAGGGTTTCAAAACAGTAGGAACAGGGTGAGGGATAAGAGCTATaagagggggaggggagtggCCAAGCTCTTCCTGAATATAGACAGTCTTTCGACTAAATGCGtattttaaatttacctttttgTGGTCAGCCGGCAAACTCTTCACTGCACATAGCGTTTGACTCTCAATCAAAATGTGATGAGTGGTTCAGACACCATAGGAAATTTAAGAGCGTATGCAAACACAAGGCAGATGCAGAACCAGGACTTGGTTTGGGTGGTACTCTAACACCCCCTCACTGGGTGGCTAAAACGCCACTAAGGTTTGAATTGTGACCAACAgtgaaatggaagaaagaaaatagcaaagtTAAAGAGCCTACGTTTAGCCAGAAAACCATGCAATCAGCCGGAGAAGTTTGTGAACGGGCAGTAAGTGGAAAACAGCGGACACAAAGGGGCTAACTAGATAAACAGCCACTACAAATTCTGTCCGTCTTCCTTACGGGGTGCTACACAACGAGTCCCTTCTATACAGAGGAATGCTGCTTCTCAGCCTAGGCGGTTACAGTCGCAGGCAGGGGCTGCCCGCCGAGAAGGGTCTGTCCAGCACAAACCCGCAGCACACACTTACTTTCGTCCGGCCATTGATTTTGTAGCTGCCCAGCTTCCCGTTACAGTGGCGGATCAGGTCGTCCATGCTGCTCATGAGCAGCCCAATGGTTTCGCAGCCGGGCTCCTTGCCCTCGATCCAGGTGATCTTATCGCCTCGGATGTCCTTGGACGAGTCGCTCTTCTGGCTCACCAGCTGCCCGTCCGTGAACTTCCCGGTGTCGTGCAGGGCGCGCACCTCGTCGCCGATCTGCTGTCCGGTCTCCTTGCCGAGGAAGTCGTCCACCACACAGATGCCGTGCTTGTTCATGCACGGCACGATGTACTCGAGCGCCAGCTTCAGCGCCGGCAGGGGCTTCGTCTGCCCGTTGGGCCGCAGGCCGCCGCTGGGGCTCAGCGCATCCCCGGGCGTGTTGCTCGGGGGGTACAGGTTCGCCTTCTCCTGGAACAGCGATGAGCGGGCCGGCGGCTCCTCCTTCCCGGGCTCGGCCTCGGCAGCCACAGCCGAGCCCTGGCCGCCCGGGGCCGCGCGAGACGGCGACGCGGCCGCCGCGGGGTCGGTCGGGGGCTTGGCCTTTGCTTTTGCCTTGGCCGCGTCCCCGGAGACGTTGTCCCGGCGCGCCGCTGCCTTCCTGGGCTCCCGGGCACCGGCCCTGGGCAGCGGCGCTGCAGCCGGCGGCGCGGGGCCGGAGTGCTGGTGCGGGCCCACTCCGGGGCCGAGGGCGCCCTCGCTGCCCTGGCACACGAGCTTGTGCTTCTTCCAGTCCTGACGCTGGTGCTCCTTGCAGCAGTAGAAGGAGCTGCGGCAGCGGCTGCAGCGCAGCAGGTTCTCCATCTTCCCGCACAGCTCGCAGTACTGCCGGTCTCGCTCGCTCGGGCTCGGCCCGCCGGGCCCGCCGCTGTCATTGGccatggcggcggcggcggcggcggctgcggcggcggcggcggcggcggcggcggccaaGCAAGAGGGGTGGCGGCCGGACGGCCTCGCCCGAGGCTGGGGAGCGGGGAGAGAGATAGGGGCCGTTACTGCGCCATGTACCCGCTACCCTCGCCTCAGGGAGGCCGGTACCCCGCGCCCTCGGCCCGGCCGCTTCCGAGTCCTAGTCTCCGGCGCAGCGCCGGCGGCCGCCTCAGCGCCTCATCGCTGCCGAGGGCTGAGAGAACGCGGCCTGTGCGGCGAATGGCAACCTGGACTCAAGCGCGCGGGCCTGGGGAGCGCAAGACCGGCCCcctcggccgccgccgccgcctcagcctccccggcgGCCCGGCCCAGGCTGTGGAGGAGCGCACGGCATGCGGGCGCCACTCGCTCTGCGCGCTCTGCACGTACACCACGGCCCCGCGGCGACCCGGGCGGGCGGCGCGCAAGGGCGGAGGGGGCGGAGGGAGGGCCGGGGGGGAGGGCCGAGGGGCGGGGGCCGCCTGCGCTCCTCCGCACTCGGTGGGGCCGGGCCTCGGCCTCCGAGCTGGGTCGGCGGCACTGCCTCCGCCCAGGGCGGGACTGGGAAGCGAGAGGCCGGTGCGCTACCTCAGCCTGCAGCAGCTTCCTTGGGGACGCCGAAGCGCAGGCCCGCGAGCTGCGGAAAGGCGTGGGGCAGCGCGGCAGCGCCTACACCTGCTGGGGGAGGGCGCCAGCCGCAAGCGGGTAgcggagcggcggcggcggcgttGTAATCATGGCTGCTCTTCCTCGAGGCAGGCGCGGGGTTTGCGGGGCGCGCTCCAGTAAGGGTTGCAAGGTGGCTGTTGCTATCCTcgttttgcagaggaggaaacggaaattcagagaagtaaagtaacttgtccaaggtcacgcaGAACTGGGACTGAATCCAGGAATCAGGCTCTCAGATTCCAAGGCTTTTTCCATTACACCATACAGTCTCTATTTCAAGAAGCCCTGAAATGGTTAAGAACAAAGTAAGTATTACTATGGTGTTAATCCAATCTCTTGCGCCCCGTTTCAACCCAATTTAAAGGTAATGAAAtttgagggttttaaaaaaatcaaaaactgatTAAAACCTTTGAAATCCCGCTGACTTCAAAACTCCATGAAGAAATTTTGGGCTACCAAATTACATGAGGTAATCAGTGCTCATTCCAATATCCAATTTAAACTGATGGAATTATTCCTGAAGAGTGAATTTTGGTGGTAAATGAGCAGTACTACATTAACAActctcacatttatttttaatagaatctgTGCTGCGCGGATGAATACAATTCTTTGTTTTATAGAGCATAAAAACCTTACCAGAAATAAGCCAAAGATGTTTCTTTCTGCTGCTATTTATCTTAAGAATTAAAAGGCCTGTGATTTAGAGTTTAACAATCTTTATCGAACACTCTGGAAAATGCGGTGCTAGGCTTGTGTACCCCTTGAGTATACTGTAACTTTAGTCCTTGAAATATAACCTTCCCAACTTACGAAAGCtgcaatatatatttcaaaagcaGGATATGAGGAATTATTGTGAACCACATTGTAGAAGTTTAAAAAGAGGCTTgaatccaaaaatataaaacctctTCATCAAATATACAGaatttaaaactgttaaaaaattcTGCTGCATCCGTTAATGGCATTCTGGGGATCCAATCAAGTGAAAGAGGATGATAATTCCAATTAGCTTGTCCTTTGGGAAACTGAGATTAAATCTACTCACATCTTCAAATTTCAAACCGAACTAAAAATCCAAGTTTCTGTAAATAATTTAGACCTGGACCTGTCTTATGTGTATCCTACTTTCCCAGAGCTTtattaaatatagtaaaatgtcATTGTTGCAGACATTACTAATTAGGCTGTTCAACAAATGTATTGAGAGTATACCATGTGCTAGACTATCCTTGACAAACAAATGAATTCGTCATACTACACTCAGAGACACACAGTCCAGTGCAGGAGACAGATATGTAAACAAGGACAATCCAGAGTTCAGAGTTTCCTAAAAGAGGGATGAATAGGATGGAATGGGAACACAGAAAAAGGAATTGCTAGCTCTGCCGTTTGCACTaataaaatacaagcaaattcagaaattcttaaaatgtaaa
Protein-coding regions in this window:
- the EGLN1 gene encoding egl nine homolog 1 isoform X1: MANDSGGPGGPSPSERDRQYCELCGKMENLLRCSRCRSSFYCCKEHQRQDWKKHKLVCQGSEGALGPGVGPHQHSGPAPPAAAPLPRAGAREPRKAAARRDNVSGDAAKAKAKAKPPTDPAAAASPSRAAPGGQGSAVAAEAEPGKEEPPARSSLFQEKANLYPPSNTPGDALSPSGGLRPNGQTKPLPALKLALEYIVPCMNKHGICVVDDFLGKETGQQIGDEVRALHDTGKFTDGQLVSQKSDSSKDIRGDKITWIEGKEPGCETIGLLMSSMDDLIRHCNGKLGSYKINGRTKAMVACYPGNGTGYVRHVDNPNGDGRCVTCIYYLNKDWDAKVSGGILRIFPEGKAQFADIEPKFDRLLFFWSDRRNPHEVQPAYATRYAITVWYFDADERARAKVKYLTGEKGVRVELNKPSDSVGKDVF
- the EGLN1 gene encoding egl nine homolog 1 isoform X3 — protein: MANDSGGPGGPSPSERDRQYCELCGKMENLLRCSRCRSSFYCCKEHQRQDWKKHKLVCQGSEGALGPGVGPHQHSGPAPPAAAPLPRAGAREPRKAAARRDNVSGDAAKAKAKAKPPTDPAAAASPSRAAPGGQGSAVAAEAEPGKEEPPARSSLFQEKANLYPPSNTPGDALSPSGGLRPNGQTKPLPALKLALEYIVPCMNKHGICVVDDFLGKETGQQIGDEVRALHDTGKFTDGQLVSQKSDSSKDIRGDKITWIEGKEPGCETIGLLMSSMDDLIRHCNGKLGSYKINGRTKAMVACYPGNGTGYVRHVDNPNGDGRCVTCIYYLNKDWDAKVRNNCLVF
- the EGLN1 gene encoding egl nine homolog 1 isoform X2 → MANDSGGPGGPSPSERDRQYCELCGKMENLLRCSRCRSSFYCCKEHQRQDWKKHKLVCQGSEGALGPGVGPHQHSGPAPPAAAPLPRAGAREPRKAAARRDNVSGDAAKAKAKAKPPTDPAAAASPSRAAPGGQGSAVAAEAEPGKEEPPARSSLFQEKANLYPPSNTPGDALSPSGGLRPNGQTKPLPALKLALEYIVPCMNKHGICVVDDFLGKETGQQIGDEVRALHDTGKFTDGQLVSQKSDSSKDIRGDKITWIEGKEPGCETIGLLMSSMDDLIRHCNGKLGSYKINGRTKAMVACYPGNGTGYVRHVDNPNGDGRCVTCIYYLNKDWDAKVSGGILRIFPEGKAQFADIEPKFDRLLFFWSDRRNPHEVQPAYATR